One Alnus glutinosa chromosome 3, dhAlnGlut1.1, whole genome shotgun sequence genomic region harbors:
- the LOC133862371 gene encoding uncharacterized protein LOC133862371 isoform X1 yields MHAVKGGWVGQTFALARGNGSEGRKSRIRRSKEERKALVESFIKKYQNSNKGNFPSLNLTHKEVGGSFYTVREIVRDIIQENRVLGPAKLSPEEQSSYQFLEQDPLCSIDTEPPTMSLISNKTHLVSNHQQDTSEEQILCSDGNDFRPDNQAFENGRIINGSQVDVENRRSDGPTCVELQVSEPSEADKYLEEELAASMTETPATEEKEQVLVSNGNCTVPEHQMLDKGQTINGSLLDVKNKKSIELRCTENHEGEPSEKERNIEEKLPASEAKVNPITTDVIVEVFPLRPVTKITDSLDGILEEARELDHPLEEKEIENVECQPGNGSFLSDGMNSSKNPNFGDDKSVANLSAPVDKEVVEDLAEPSLESSNCSTPREGIKHDSQGIRVLEAEVSCNDVGTPEMFEKSQEPTVPKAVNAPDGIHTNIQNGVYTSSSSVDANTTETILNQPKADLQRSGNSQKGIKPTLDRINLESWEGTTRRSAKPETETNPILATFKAFIAAFIKFWSE; encoded by the exons ATGCATGCTGTGAAGGGTGGCTGGGTTGGGCAGACATTTGCCCTAGCTAGAGGGAATGGGTCTGAAGGGAGGAAGTCTCGGATTCGGCGTTCAAAGGAGGAGAGGAAGGCATTGGTTGAATCCTTTATAAAGAA GTATCAAAATTCAAACAAGGGAAATTTCCCATCACTTAATCTCACACACAAGGAAGTTGGCGGGTCTTTCTACACCGTACGGGAGATTGTTCGAGATATAATCCAGGAAAATAGAGTTCTGGGTCCTGCCAAGTTGAGTCCAGAGGAACAGAGCAGTTATCAGTTCTTGGAACAAGATCCACTGTGTTCGATTGACACAGAACCTCCAACTATGTCATTAATATCCAATAAAACTCATCTCGTATCCAATCATCAGCAGGATACAAGTGAAGAACAGATCTTATGTTCTGATGGGAATGATTTTAGACCTGACAATCAAGCTTTTGAGAATGGGCGAATCATAAATGGAAGTCAGGTAGATGTGGAAAACAGAAGGTCTGATGGACCAACTTGTGTAGAGTTGCAGGTAAGTGAACCTTCAGAAGCAGACAAATATCTTGAGGAAGAACTTGCAGCATCAATGACGGAAACTCCTGCAACAGAAGAGAAAGAGCAAGTTTTAGTTTCTAATGGGAATTGTACTGTACCAGAACATCAGATGCTTGACAAGGGGCAAACCATCAATGGAAGTCTGCTAGacgttaaaaacaaaaaatctattGAATTGAGATGTACTGAGAACCATGAAGGTGAACCTTCagaaaaagagaggaatatTGAAGAAAAACTGCCAGCATCTGAGGCTAAAGTAAATCCTATTACAACTGATGTAATAGTTGAGGTGTTTCCATTACGGCCTGTTACTAAGATCACTGATAGCTTGGACGGAATTTTAGAAGAAGCAAGAGAGTTAGATCATCctttagaagaaaaagagattGAAAATGTGGAGTGTCAACCAGGTAATGGTAGCTTTCTATCTGATGGAATGAATTCCTCAAAGAACCCTAATTTTGGGGATGATAAATCAGTGGCAAATCTTTCAGCTCCAGTGGACAAGGAAGTAGTAGAAGACCTTGCAGAGCCATCATTGGAAAGCTCAAATTGCTCAACCCCTAGAGAAGGTATTAAGCATGATAGTCAAGGCATCAGAGTTCTTGAAGCTGAAGTATCTTGTAATGATGTTGGAACACCCGAAATGTTTGAGAAAAGCCAGGAGCCTACTGTACCTAAG GCTGTAAATGCGCCAGATGGCATCCATACCAATATTCAGAATGGTGTTTATACCAGCAGTAGTAGTGTGGATGCAAATACCACCGAGACAATTCTGAACCAACCTAAAGCTGATCTTCAACGCAGTGGCAACTCCCAGAAAGGAATCAAACCAACTTTAGATAGAATAAATCT TGAATCTTGGGAAGGGACAACTAGAAGATCTGCAAAACCAGAAACAGAAACTAATCCAATTTTGGCTACTTTTAAAGCATTTATAGCTGCCTTTATCAAATTTTGGTCTGAATAA
- the LOC133863616 gene encoding cyclin-dependent protein kinase inhibitor SMR1, with the protein MSTDLEFLHDLSKIRLLTVKTRTTAQASKDAAADDIGGNVAVKPQKTEEEEAKENNNNNNNNECRTPTSEEHRIPKILDCPPAPRKPRRVPSCKRKLSPEVQFFEIVNPEEVDAFFRSSFEKISAITSAKRSCCPCK; encoded by the coding sequence ATGTCCACCGATCTCGAATTCTTGCACGACTTGTCCAAAATCCGACTGCTCACCGTCAAGACTAGAACGACAGCGCAAGCCTCCAAAGATGCCGCCGCCGACGATATTGGTGGAAACGTGGCGGTGAAGCCGCAAAAgacggaggaggaggaggcaaaggaaaacaacaacaacaacaacaacaacgagTGCCGGACCCCAACATCCGAGGAACATAGAATTCCCAAGATCCTAGATTGTCCCCCGGCGCCACGGAAACCCAGAAGGGTGCCCTCATGCAAAAGAAAACTGTCTCCGGAGGTCCAATTCTTCGAGATCGTGAACCCGGAAGAGGTCGACGCGTTTTTCAGATCGAGCTTCGAGAAGATTTCTGCTATTACGTCTGCCAAGCGAAGCTGCTGCCCATGTAAATGA
- the LOC133862371 gene encoding uncharacterized protein LOC133862371 isoform X2 produces MHAVKGGWVGQTFALARGNGSEGRKSRIRRSKEERKALVESFIKKYQNSNKGNFPSLNLTHKEVGGSFYTVREIVRDIIQENRVLGPAKLSPEEQSSYQFLEQDPLCSIDTEPPTMSLISNKTHLVSNHQQDTSEEQILCSDGNDFRPDNQAFENGRIINGSQVDVENRRSDGPTCVELQVSEPSEADKYLEEELAASMTETPATEEKEQVLVSNGNCTVPEHQMLDKGQTINGSLLDVKNKKSIELRCTENHEGEPSEKERNIEEKLPASEAKVNPITTDVIVEVFPLRPVTKITDSLDGILEEARELDHPLEEKEIENVECQPAPVDKEVVEDLAEPSLESSNCSTPREGIKHDSQGIRVLEAEVSCNDVGTPEMFEKSQEPTVPKAVNAPDGIHTNIQNGVYTSSSSVDANTTETILNQPKADLQRSGNSQKGIKPTLDRINLESWEGTTRRSAKPETETNPILATFKAFIAAFIKFWSE; encoded by the exons ATGCATGCTGTGAAGGGTGGCTGGGTTGGGCAGACATTTGCCCTAGCTAGAGGGAATGGGTCTGAAGGGAGGAAGTCTCGGATTCGGCGTTCAAAGGAGGAGAGGAAGGCATTGGTTGAATCCTTTATAAAGAA GTATCAAAATTCAAACAAGGGAAATTTCCCATCACTTAATCTCACACACAAGGAAGTTGGCGGGTCTTTCTACACCGTACGGGAGATTGTTCGAGATATAATCCAGGAAAATAGAGTTCTGGGTCCTGCCAAGTTGAGTCCAGAGGAACAGAGCAGTTATCAGTTCTTGGAACAAGATCCACTGTGTTCGATTGACACAGAACCTCCAACTATGTCATTAATATCCAATAAAACTCATCTCGTATCCAATCATCAGCAGGATACAAGTGAAGAACAGATCTTATGTTCTGATGGGAATGATTTTAGACCTGACAATCAAGCTTTTGAGAATGGGCGAATCATAAATGGAAGTCAGGTAGATGTGGAAAACAGAAGGTCTGATGGACCAACTTGTGTAGAGTTGCAGGTAAGTGAACCTTCAGAAGCAGACAAATATCTTGAGGAAGAACTTGCAGCATCAATGACGGAAACTCCTGCAACAGAAGAGAAAGAGCAAGTTTTAGTTTCTAATGGGAATTGTACTGTACCAGAACATCAGATGCTTGACAAGGGGCAAACCATCAATGGAAGTCTGCTAGacgttaaaaacaaaaaatctattGAATTGAGATGTACTGAGAACCATGAAGGTGAACCTTCagaaaaagagaggaatatTGAAGAAAAACTGCCAGCATCTGAGGCTAAAGTAAATCCTATTACAACTGATGTAATAGTTGAGGTGTTTCCATTACGGCCTGTTACTAAGATCACTGATAGCTTGGACGGAATTTTAGAAGAAGCAAGAGAGTTAGATCATCctttagaagaaaaagagattGAAAATGTGGAGTGTCAACCAG CTCCAGTGGACAAGGAAGTAGTAGAAGACCTTGCAGAGCCATCATTGGAAAGCTCAAATTGCTCAACCCCTAGAGAAGGTATTAAGCATGATAGTCAAGGCATCAGAGTTCTTGAAGCTGAAGTATCTTGTAATGATGTTGGAACACCCGAAATGTTTGAGAAAAGCCAGGAGCCTACTGTACCTAAG GCTGTAAATGCGCCAGATGGCATCCATACCAATATTCAGAATGGTGTTTATACCAGCAGTAGTAGTGTGGATGCAAATACCACCGAGACAATTCTGAACCAACCTAAAGCTGATCTTCAACGCAGTGGCAACTCCCAGAAAGGAATCAAACCAACTTTAGATAGAATAAATCT TGAATCTTGGGAAGGGACAACTAGAAGATCTGCAAAACCAGAAACAGAAACTAATCCAATTTTGGCTACTTTTAAAGCATTTATAGCTGCCTTTATCAAATTTTGGTCTGAATAA